In Balaenoptera acutorostrata chromosome 12, mBalAcu1.1, whole genome shotgun sequence, a single window of DNA contains:
- the CD8B gene encoding T-cell surface glycoprotein CD8 beta chain isoform X1, translated as MQPLLWLLLAAQLAALCGSSALLQTPASMTAQTNQTVMLSCEAKTLPTHSRIYWLRQRQAPSANSHYEFLAFWDLTKGTVHGKEVEQEKLTVLRDSSRYTLSLRSVKPSDSGVYFCMTVGNPDLTFGKGTLLSVVDVLPTTPQPTKKTTPKKKVFRFPNLVTRKGLSCAPLIVGLLAAVVLVLLVSLGVAIHLHCLQRRARLRLLKQ; from the exons CTCTGTGTGGCAGCTCAGCACTCCTGCAGACCCCTGCGTCCATGACGGCTCAGACCAACCAGACAGTGATGCTGTCCTGTGAAGCCAAAACCTTACCCACTCACTCTCGCATCTACTGGCTGAGGCAGCGCCAGGCCCCGAGCGCTAACAGTCACTACGAGTTCCTGGCCTTCTGGGATCTCACCAAAGGGACTGTGCACGGCAAGGAGGTGGAGCAGGAGAAGCTCACCGTGCTTCGAGATTCTTCCCGGTACACCCTCAGCCTCCGAAGCGTGAAGCCTTCCGACAGCGGCGTCTACTTCTGCATGACGGTTGGGAACCCCGACCTGACCTTTGGGAAGGGAACTCTGCTGAGTGTGG TTGATGTCCTTCCCACCACTCCGCAGCCCACCAAGAAGACCACTCCCAAGAAGAAAGTGTTCCGGTTCCCAAACCTGGTGACCCGGAAGG GCCTGTCCTGTGCCCCCCTCATTGTCGGCCTACTGGCGGCTGTCGTCCTTGTTCTGCTGGTGTCCTTGGGCGTGGCCATTCACCTACACT GCCTGCAGAGGAGAGCTCGGCTTCGCCTCCTGAAACAGTAA
- the CD8B gene encoding T-cell surface glycoprotein CD8 beta chain isoform X2: protein MQPLLWLLLAAQLAALCGSSALLQTPASMTAQTNQTVMLSCEAKTLPTHSRIYWLRQRQAPSANSHYEFLAFWDLTKGTVHGKEVEQEKLTVLRDSSRYTLSLRSVKPSDSGVYFCMTVGNPDLTFGKGTLLSVVDVLPTTPQPTKKTTPKKKVFRFPNLVTRKGLQRRARLRLLKQ, encoded by the exons CTCTGTGTGGCAGCTCAGCACTCCTGCAGACCCCTGCGTCCATGACGGCTCAGACCAACCAGACAGTGATGCTGTCCTGTGAAGCCAAAACCTTACCCACTCACTCTCGCATCTACTGGCTGAGGCAGCGCCAGGCCCCGAGCGCTAACAGTCACTACGAGTTCCTGGCCTTCTGGGATCTCACCAAAGGGACTGTGCACGGCAAGGAGGTGGAGCAGGAGAAGCTCACCGTGCTTCGAGATTCTTCCCGGTACACCCTCAGCCTCCGAAGCGTGAAGCCTTCCGACAGCGGCGTCTACTTCTGCATGACGGTTGGGAACCCCGACCTGACCTTTGGGAAGGGAACTCTGCTGAGTGTGG TTGATGTCCTTCCCACCACTCCGCAGCCCACCAAGAAGACCACTCCCAAGAAGAAAGTGTTCCGGTTCCCAAACCTGGTGACCCGGAAGG GCCTGCAGAGGAGAGCTCGGCTTCGCCTCCTGAAACAGTAA